From Mya arenaria isolate MELC-2E11 chromosome 12, ASM2691426v1, the proteins below share one genomic window:
- the LOC128212169 gene encoding uncharacterized protein LOC128212169, whose amino-acid sequence MVVVNDQNISMESLIPNVITGTLKTMLQTTPGPAVTPIGRHRLEYTVTEETEDYETRVYPCSTWLCTTVAGVYQDAARVEAFRRLLAYSQGENADAAQLSIKPPILTRVSSEGTGGFERKFIVCTHLSTSDGTTHPEPTSPNVYIEHLPEMTVFVSRFQGISCEERWTNEARQLAEVLSRVQDIRTDFYFTATYESPFQLVSGRNEIWFVHFDPDQQFAHTKPEHTKLKYGAQSLDIPPAVSTLMCFLMSYFAVISTLVNGMFNVTCLVKDNWSNIRQHAGAVSKSVQQNVSISTLLRTGLSVAGALWNVTVAVITGSSDTNGHLSNRDR is encoded by the exons atggtggTAGTGAATGATCAAAACATCAGTATGGAGAGTTTGATTCCAAACGTGATCACTGGAACGCTGAAGACGATGTTGCAGACGACACCTGGACCCGCCGTAACGCCTATCGGACGCCACCGCCTGGAGTATACAGTCACGGAAGAGACCGAG GATTATGAGACGCGCGTGTACCCGTGCAGCACGTGGCTGTGTACGACAGTGGCCGGAGTGTACCAGGACGCCGCCAGAGTGGAGGCATTTCGCCGCCTCCTCGCATACAGCCAGGGAGAGAACGCTGATG CGGCTCAACTATCCATAAAGCCTCCAATATTGACGCGGGTCTCCTCGGAGGGAACTGGTGGCTTCGAGCGGAAATTCATCGTCTGCACACACTTATCAACTTCCGATGGGACCACACATCCGGAACCGACCAGCCCGAATGTCTACATAGAACATTTACCAGAAATGACAGTCTTTGTTAGCAGATTTCAG GGTATATCGTGTGAGGAGAGGTGGACAAACGAGGCGCGGCAGCTGGCGGAGGTTTTAAGCCGGGTCCAGGACATCCGAACAGACTTTTACTTTACCGCCACATATGAGAGTCCTTTCCAGCTGGTTTCCGGTCGCAACGAGATCTGGTTTGTGCATTTTGACCCAGACCAGCAGTTCGCTCACACGAAACCGGAACATACCAAGCTTAAATACGGCGCACAGTCGCTGGACATTCCACCCGCTGTCTCAACACTTATGTGCTTTCTGATGTCATATTTTGCCGTGATCTCAACATTGGTCAATGGAATGTTTAACGTGACTTGTCTCGTGAAGGATAACTGGAGCAATATACGGCAACACGCGGGCGCCGTTTCTAAGAGCGTGCAACAGAATGTTTCCATCTCGACGCTTCTGCGCACTGGACTCTCGGTGGCGGGAGCGTTGTGGAATGTTACCGTTGCCGTGATAACGGGATCTTCAGACACTAATGGGCATTTAAGTAACAGGGATAGATAA